In one Streptomyces sp. T12 genomic region, the following are encoded:
- a CDS encoding DNA repair helicase XPB — protein MNGPLIVQSDKTLLLEVDHEQADDCRRAIAPFAELERAPEHIHTYRVTPLGLWNARAAGHDAEQVVDALVQYSRYPVPHALLVDIAETMDRYGRLTLSKHPAHGLVLTSTDRPVLEEVLRSKRIAPLVGARIDPDTVVVHPSERGQIKQTLLKLGWPAEDLAGYVDGEAHPIELAEDGWALRPYQKQAVENFWHGGSGVVVLPCGAGKTLVGAGSMAQAKSTTLILVTNTVSARQWKHELVKRTSLTEEEIGEYSGTRKEIRPVTIATYQVLTTKRKGVYPHLELFDSRDWGLIVYDEVHLLPAPVFKFTADLQARRRLGLTATLVREDGRESDVFSLIGPKRFDAPWKEIEAQGYIAPADCVEVRVNLTDSERLAYATAETEEKYRYCATTDTKRKVTEAIVRRFAGQQILVIGQYIDQLDELGEHLNAPVIKGETSNAQREKLFNAFREGEISVLVVSKVANFSIDLPEATVAVQVSGTFGSRQEEAQRLGRVLRPKADGHQAHFYSVVARDTIDQDFAAHRQRFLAEQGYAYRIMDADELLTES, from the coding sequence GTGAATGGTCCACTGATCGTCCAGTCCGACAAGACCCTGCTCCTGGAAGTCGACCACGAGCAGGCCGACGACTGCCGTCGGGCCATCGCGCCGTTCGCGGAGCTGGAGCGGGCACCGGAGCACATCCACACCTACCGGGTGACACCGCTGGGGCTGTGGAACGCGCGCGCGGCGGGGCACGACGCCGAGCAGGTCGTGGACGCGCTGGTGCAGTACAGCCGCTATCCGGTGCCGCACGCGCTGCTGGTCGACATCGCCGAGACGATGGACCGGTACGGCCGCCTGACCCTGAGCAAGCACCCGGCCCACGGGCTGGTCCTGACGAGCACCGACCGTCCGGTCCTGGAGGAGGTGCTCCGCTCCAAGCGGATCGCGCCCCTGGTCGGCGCCCGTATCGATCCGGACACCGTCGTGGTCCATCCCTCCGAGCGGGGGCAGATCAAGCAGACCCTGCTGAAGCTGGGCTGGCCCGCCGAGGATCTCGCGGGGTACGTCGACGGCGAGGCGCATCCGATCGAGCTGGCCGAGGACGGGTGGGCGCTGCGGCCCTATCAGAAGCAGGCCGTGGAGAACTTCTGGCACGGCGGCAGCGGGGTCGTGGTCCTGCCGTGTGGGGCGGGGAAGACCCTTGTCGGCGCCGGGTCCATGGCCCAGGCCAAGTCGACCACCCTCATCCTCGTCACGAACACCGTCTCCGCCCGGCAGTGGAAGCACGAGCTGGTGAAGCGGACGTCGCTGACCGAGGAGGAGATCGGTGAGTACAGCGGGACGCGGAAGGAGATCCGGCCCGTCACCATCGCCACGTACCAGGTGCTCACCACCAAGCGGAAGGGTGTCTATCCGCACCTGGAGCTGTTCGACTCCCGGGACTGGGGGCTGATCGTCTACGACGAGGTGCATCTGCTGCCGGCCCCCGTCTTCAAGTTCACGGCCGATCTGCAGGCGCGGCGGCGGCTGGGCCTCACGGCCACCCTCGTGCGGGAGGACGGGCGCGAGTCGGACGTCTTCTCGCTCATCGGCCCCAAGCGGTTCGACGCACCGTGGAAGGAGATCGAGGCGCAGGGCTACATCGCGCCCGCGGACTGTGTCGAGGTGCGGGTCAATCTGACGGACTCCGAGCGGCTCGCGTACGCCACCGCCGAGACCGAGGAGAAGTACCGCTACTGCGCGACGACCGACACCAAGCGGAAGGTCACGGAGGCCATCGTCCGCCGTTTCGCCGGGCAGCAGATCCTGGTCATCGGCCAGTACATCGACCAGCTCGACGAACTGGGCGAGCACCTGAACGCCCCGGTGATCAAGGGCGAGACCTCCAACGCCCAGCGCGAGAAGCTCTTCAACGCCTTCCGGGAGGGCGAGATCAGCGTCCTCGTCGTGTCCAAGGTCGCCAACTTCTCCATCGACCTGCCGGAGGCGACCGTCGCCGTCCAGGTCTCCGGCACCTTCGGCTCCCGCCAGGAGGAGGCCCAGCGCCTCGGCCGCGTCCTGCGCCCCAAGGCCGACGGCCACCAGGCCCACTTCTACTCGGTCGTCGCCCGCGACACGATCGACCAGGACTTCGCCGCCCACCGCCAGCGCTTCCTGGCGGAGCAGGGGTACGCGTACCGGATCATGGACGCAGACGAACTCCTGACAGAGAGCTGA
- a CDS encoding glycosyltransferase 87 family protein: MADALVYRAEGQAVLRGGDLYGFTVTEWQLPATYPPFAALLFVPAALIPVTALKATFLAGNALLLVVLVHLSARLSGPARTRLPRRTALCAATAAALWLEPVFQTLLFGQINLALACLILWDLTRPSGARFKGAAVGIAAGIKLTPAIFIAYLVLRGRHREAATAAAACAGTVALGALAQPSASLDFWTRRLYETDRVGKAWIVDNQSLQGLITRALGDPAPGPAAWALPCAAVALTGLWLAARAVEDRHGILLTAFTALLVSPISWSHHWVWCVPLIAVLLAEGRTRTAALVALVFTARTMWLLPHEGDLDLQLPWWQQPLASPYLLLVLLLPTAEYVITRRMSTRTGAPAPAGPVHCTHDDNAHRGTAPGPVGRG, from the coding sequence ATGGCCGACGCACTGGTCTACCGGGCGGAAGGACAGGCGGTCCTGCGCGGCGGCGACCTCTACGGCTTCACCGTCACCGAGTGGCAGCTCCCCGCCACCTACCCGCCCTTCGCGGCACTCCTCTTCGTGCCGGCGGCCCTGATCCCGGTGACGGCCCTCAAGGCGACCTTCCTGGCGGGCAACGCGCTCCTGCTCGTCGTACTCGTCCACCTCTCCGCCCGGCTGTCGGGCCCGGCGAGGACCCGCCTCCCGCGCCGAACCGCCCTGTGCGCCGCCACGGCCGCGGCCCTCTGGCTGGAGCCGGTCTTCCAGACCCTCCTCTTCGGCCAGATCAACCTCGCCCTGGCCTGCCTGATCCTGTGGGACCTCACCCGGCCGTCGGGCGCCCGCTTCAAGGGCGCCGCCGTGGGCATCGCGGCCGGGATCAAGCTGACTCCGGCGATCTTCATCGCGTACCTGGTGCTGCGCGGGCGACACCGGGAGGCGGCGACGGCGGCGGCGGCCTGCGCCGGGACGGTCGCGCTCGGCGCCCTCGCCCAGCCCTCCGCGAGCCTCGACTTCTGGACCCGCCGCCTCTACGAGACGGACCGCGTGGGCAAGGCCTGGATCGTCGACAACCAGTCGCTGCAGGGGCTGATCACCCGCGCCCTCGGCGACCCGGCACCGGGCCCGGCGGCCTGGGCGCTGCCTTGCGCGGCGGTCGCGCTCACCGGCCTGTGGCTGGCCGCGCGGGCCGTCGAGGACCGCCACGGGATCCTTCTGACGGCGTTCACGGCGCTGCTGGTCTCACCGATCAGCTGGTCCCACCACTGGGTGTGGTGCGTCCCGCTGATCGCGGTACTCCTGGCGGAGGGCCGTACGCGCACGGCCGCGCTCGTGGCCCTCGTCTTCACCGCCCGCACGATGTGGCTGCTGCCGCATGAGGGGGATCTGGACCTGCAACTACCCTGGTGGCAGCAGCCGTTGGCGTCGCCGTACCTCTTGCTGGTGCTGCTCCTGCCGACGGCTGAGTACGTGATCACCCGCCGGATGAGTACGCGCACCGGTGCCCCGGCACCTGCCGGGCCGGTTCACTGCACGCATGACGACAACGCACATCGCGGCACGGCCCCCGGCCCGGTCGGACGTGGCTGA
- a CDS encoding UvrD-helicase domain-containing protein codes for MATPVDDPLDPLDPLDPLSRERSHLASSRAALRAMREDVESLDISDVTANWVNAEVLTRQIDERIKALADLSDTPLFFGRLDYLHAPGAEEAEGAEGERFYIGRRHVHDAEGDPMVIDWRAPVSQPFYRASKKDPLDIGLRRRFGYTGGDLTAYEDEHLSDPEEAARTSKLLQQEIERPRVGPMRDIVATIQPEQDEIVRSGLGGTVCVQGGPGTGKTAVGLHRVAYLLYAHRERLARTGTLVIGPNKSFLHYIEQVLPALGELTVRQATVDDLVAHVEVRGTDDAAAAVIKGDARMAEVLRRAVYSHVTMPTEAVVVVRGSRRWRVAAYEVEEIVRELLARDIRYGAAREALPQRIAHAVLVQMERSGEAPDDRVQDAVARNSAVKAAVKAIWPPVDPAKLVLRLLADADFLAVHAAGLLSEDEQKTILWAKPARSVKSAKWSPADAVLIDETNDIVARTPSLGHVVLDEAQDLSPMQYRAVGRRCTTGSATVLGDLAQGTTPWATRSWDEALAHLGKSEGLIEELTAGFRVPTDVITYASRLLPHIAPGLTPVVSIRENPGFFEVREVSETAEVVASCEELLRNEGSIGLIAADARIPALSEALTAAGITYLAPGEETTQQTRLTLVPASLAKGLEYDYVVLDEPQAVVDGEPDERTGLRRLYVALTRAVSGLIVVHAAALPAQLG; via the coding sequence TTGGCCACGCCCGTCGACGACCCGCTCGACCCCCTCGACCCGCTCGACCCCCTCTCCCGAGAGCGCTCCCACCTCGCCTCCTCCCGCGCCGCCCTGCGTGCCATGCGGGAGGACGTCGAGTCCCTCGACATCAGCGACGTCACCGCGAACTGGGTCAACGCCGAAGTCCTCACCCGCCAGATCGACGAGCGCATCAAGGCCCTGGCCGACCTCAGCGACACCCCGCTGTTCTTCGGCCGGCTCGACTATCTGCACGCTCCCGGCGCCGAGGAGGCGGAAGGCGCGGAGGGCGAGCGCTTCTACATCGGGCGCCGGCATGTGCACGACGCCGAGGGCGACCCGATGGTCATCGACTGGCGGGCGCCGGTGTCCCAGCCCTTCTACCGGGCGTCCAAGAAGGACCCGTTGGACATCGGGCTGCGCCGCCGCTTCGGTTACACGGGCGGTGACCTCACGGCGTACGAGGACGAGCACCTCTCTGATCCGGAAGAGGCGGCCCGGACCAGCAAGCTGCTCCAGCAGGAGATCGAGCGCCCGCGCGTCGGCCCGATGCGCGACATCGTGGCGACGATCCAGCCGGAGCAGGACGAGATCGTACGGTCCGGGCTCGGCGGAACCGTGTGTGTGCAGGGCGGCCCGGGCACCGGGAAGACGGCGGTGGGCCTGCACCGGGTCGCGTATCTCCTCTACGCCCATCGCGAGCGGCTCGCCCGCACCGGCACGCTCGTCATCGGACCGAACAAGTCCTTCCTGCACTACATCGAGCAGGTCCTCCCCGCGCTGGGCGAGTTGACGGTCCGCCAGGCGACGGTGGACGACCTCGTCGCGCACGTCGAGGTGCGCGGCACGGACGACGCGGCGGCCGCGGTGATCAAGGGCGACGCGAGGATGGCGGAGGTGCTGCGGCGCGCCGTCTACTCACACGTGACCATGCCGACGGAGGCGGTGGTCGTCGTACGCGGATCCCGCCGCTGGCGCGTTGCGGCGTACGAAGTCGAGGAGATCGTCCGCGAGTTGCTCGCCCGCGACATCCGCTACGGCGCCGCCCGCGAGGCCCTCCCGCAGCGCATCGCGCACGCCGTGCTGGTGCAGATGGAGCGGTCGGGCGAGGCGCCGGACGACCGGGTGCAGGACGCGGTGGCCCGCAACAGCGCGGTGAAGGCCGCCGTCAAGGCGATCTGGCCGCCGGTCGACCCGGCGAAACTCGTCCTGCGCCTGCTCGCGGACGCGGACTTCCTCGCCGTACACGCGGCGGGGCTGCTGAGCGAGGACGAGCAGAAGACGATTCTCTGGGCGAAGCCGGCGAGGAGCGTCAAGTCGGCCAAGTGGTCCCCCGCCGACGCCGTGCTGATCGACGAGACGAACGACATCGTCGCGCGCACGCCCTCCCTCGGCCATGTCGTCCTCGACGAGGCGCAGGACCTCTCGCCCATGCAGTACCGGGCGGTGGGCCGCCGCTGCACGACCGGTTCGGCGACGGTCCTCGGCGACCTGGCGCAGGGTACGACCCCCTGGGCGACGCGGAGTTGGGACGAGGCGCTGGCCCACCTCGGCAAGTCGGAGGGCCTCATCGAGGAGCTGACGGCCGGCTTCCGCGTCCCGACGGACGTCATCACCTACGCCTCCCGCCTCCTCCCCCACATCGCACCGGGCCTGACGCCGGTGGTGTCGATCCGCGAGAACCCGGGCTTCTTCGAGGTCCGTGAAGTGTCGGAGACGGCCGAAGTCGTCGCCTCGTGCGAGGAGTTGCTGCGCAACGAGGGCTCGATCGGCCTGATCGCCGCGGACGCCCGGATCCCGGCCCTGTCGGAGGCGCTCACGGCGGCGGGGATCACCTACCTGGCCCCGGGTGAGGAGACGACCCAGCAGACCCGCCTGACGCTGGTCCCTGCGTCACTCGCGAAGGGGCTGGAGTACGACTACGTCGTCCTGGACGAGCCGCAGGCGGTGGTGGACGGGGAGCCGGACGAGCGGACGGGGCTGCGGCGGTTGTATGTCGCCCTGACGCGAGCGGTGTCGGGGTTGATCGTGGTGCACGCGGCGGCGCTACCGGCGCAGCTGGGCTGA
- a CDS encoding copper homeostasis protein CutC: MSKRAVLEVIALGVEDAVAAQAGGADRLELVTDMAADGLTPSVEAYAGIRAAVDIDLRVMLRLADGFAVGDVRRVVRVAREMRDAGAEEFVLGFLDADGGVDLGAVERVVGELDGCRWTFHRAIDRAADRDALRKQLDGMPGLDTYLTAGSAVGVDDGLPTLLAEAARGAARGGEPGYEQQILVGGGLRLDHVPKLLAAGIDAFHIGGAARPDGWDGPVSVAAVAEWRAVLDEVS, translated from the coding sequence ATGAGCAAGCGTGCAGTCCTGGAGGTGATCGCCCTCGGGGTCGAGGACGCGGTCGCCGCCCAGGCCGGGGGTGCGGACCGGCTCGAACTGGTCACCGACATGGCGGCCGACGGACTCACCCCGTCGGTCGAGGCCTACGCCGGGATCCGGGCCGCCGTCGACATCGATCTGCGCGTGATGCTGAGGCTGGCGGACGGGTTCGCGGTGGGGGACGTGCGGCGGGTCGTGCGGGTGGCGCGGGAGATGCGGGACGCCGGGGCCGAGGAGTTCGTGCTCGGGTTTCTCGATGCCGACGGTGGGGTGGACCTCGGGGCCGTCGAGCGGGTGGTCGGCGAGCTGGACGGGTGCCGGTGGACCTTCCACCGGGCCATCGACCGGGCCGCCGACCGGGACGCGCTGCGTAAGCAGCTGGATGGGATGCCGGGGCTGGACACGTATCTCACGGCCGGGTCGGCGGTGGGTGTGGACGACGGGCTTCCCACGCTGCTCGCCGAGGCGGCGAGGGGTGCGGCGAGGGGTGGGGAGCCCGGGTATGAGCAGCAGATTCTGGTGGGTGGGGGGCTGCGACTCGACCATGTGCCGAAGCTGCTGGCCGCCGGGATCGACGCGTTCCACATCGGCGGGGCGGCGAGGCCGGACGGCTGGGACGGGCCGGTGTCCGTCGCCGCTGTGGCGGAGTGGCGGGCTGTGCTGGACGAGGTTTCGTAG
- a CDS encoding maleylpyruvate isomerase family mycothiol-dependent enzyme translates to MTSADVHDVRDPELPGRLLVVERDALVPLLRGRAEADFALPTAACPGWSVRDVLAHCSAVLMRVVEHRFEEGVFSPESNDRDIAERADWSDAQVVDELERGMTEAGPVIAKAGGALDGVALGEWVHAGDVREVLGEPGAYAGAGLPDALRLLAWLTRERRHVPLHADLDDVDEPLRLGEAAAPRPPARYIGDAATLVRLYAGRPVEGAAYELAGVEAGELNIFG, encoded by the coding sequence ATGACTTCTGCTGACGTGCACGACGTACGGGATCCCGAGCTGCCGGGGCGGTTGCTGGTGGTCGAGCGGGATGCGCTGGTTCCGCTGTTGCGGGGGAGGGCGGAGGCGGACTTCGCGCTGCCGACCGCCGCGTGTCCGGGGTGGTCGGTGCGGGATGTGCTGGCGCACTGTTCGGCCGTGTTGATGCGGGTGGTGGAGCACCGCTTCGAGGAGGGCGTCTTCTCGCCCGAGTCCAACGACCGGGACATCGCCGAGCGGGCCGACTGGAGCGACGCGCAGGTCGTCGACGAGCTGGAGCGCGGGATGACCGAGGCGGGGCCGGTGATCGCCAAGGCCGGCGGGGCCCTGGACGGCGTCGCGCTCGGGGAGTGGGTGCATGCCGGTGACGTACGGGAGGTGCTCGGGGAGCCGGGGGCGTATGCCGGGGCCGGGCTGCCCGACGCGCTCCGGCTGCTCGCGTGGCTGACCCGGGAGCGACGGCACGTCCCGCTGCACGCCGACCTGGACGACGTCGACGAGCCCCTGCGCCTCGGGGAGGCGGCGGCCCCGCGCCCACCGGCGCGGTACATCGGGGACGCCGCCACGCTCGTACGGCTGTATGCGGGGCGGCCGGTGGAGGGGGCGGCTTATGAGCTGGCGGGGGTGGAGGCGGGGGAGCTGAACATCTTCGGGTGA